One Oryza brachyantha chromosome 3, ObraRS2, whole genome shotgun sequence DNA segment encodes these proteins:
- the LOC102714003 gene encoding pentatricopeptide repeat-containing protein At5g48910-like, with translation MPPPPPPSPVPLPPAPRHPPSAARAAEQHCLRLLALSSTLASLLQSVAFLLKSGLHSSTLVLTRLFASSASAAPALLEPLVAALLRPSVPLDAFLVNTLIRAHATSPIPSVRLRAASFFPLMLRAAVVPNKFTFPFLLKACAALPGSPAVGLQAHAAALKFGFAADQYASNTLIHMYSCFGAGFLGDARNVFDRMPRESAVTWSAMIGGYVRGGLSTDAIELFREMQANGVRADEVTVIGVLAAATDLGALELARWVRGFVEREGIEKSVTLCNALIDTLAKCGDVDGAVAVFEGMERRSVVSWTSVIDALAMEGRGKEAVQVFEEMKVAGVRPDDVAFIGVLTACSHAGMVDEGCDYFDAMKTEYGIEPKIEHYGCMVDMFGRVGMVERAMEFVRTMPMQPNPIIWRSLVSACRAHGRLELGERITRSLLNEYPAHEANYVMLSNVFALTQRWKEKSEIRREMSKKGIKKVPGCSVVELDGEIHEFIAGDESHPQYKEIYRMVEEMARELRRIGHIAATSEVLLDLDEEDKEGALQWHSEKLAIAFALLKTPPGAQVRVVKNLRICSDCHAAIKCISQVYHREILVRDRSRFHRFKDGSCSCKDFW, from the coding sequence atgccgcctccgcctccaccttctccagtccccctcccgccggctCCGCGCCACCCGCCGtccgcggcgcgcgccgccgagcaGCATTGCCTCCGCCTCCTTGCGCTCTCCTCGACGCTCGCGTCCCTTCTCCAGTCGGTCGCCTTCCTCCTCAAGTCCGGCCTCCACTCCAGCACGCTCGTCCTCACCAGGCTCTTCGCctcgtccgcctccgccgcgcccgcgctgcTCGAgcccctcgtcgccgcgctcctcCGCCCCTCCGTCCCGCTCGACGCCTTCCTCGTCAACACGCTCATCCGCGCCCACGCCACCTCCCCGATCCCCTCcgtccgcctccgcgccgcgtccTTCTTCCCCCTCATGCTCCGCGCCGCGGTCGTTCCCAACAAGTTCaccttccccttcctcctcaaggCGTGCGCGGCGCTCCCGGGATCCCCGGCCGTTGGACTCCAAGCCCATGCCGCTGCTCTCAAGTTCGGGTTCGCGGCGGATCAGTACGCCTCGAACACTCTCATACACATGTATTCCTGCTTTGGCGCTGGATTCCTTGGCGACGCGCGAAATGTGTTTGATAGAATGCCCAGGGAGAGTGCCGTTACCTGGAGTGCCATGATCGGTGGGTATGTGCGTGGGGGGCTGTCGACTGATGCCATCGAGCTCTTTAGGGAGATGCAGGCCAATGGTGTACGTGCGGATGAGGTGACAGTGATTGGAGTCCTGGCGGCTGCCACAGATTTGGGCGCACTTGAGCTTGCTCGTTGGGTCCGAGGCTTtgtggagagagaggggattGAGAAATCTGTGACTCTGTGCAATGCACTGATCGACACACTAGCCAAGTGCGGAGATGTGGATGGGGCAGTGGCTGTGTTTGAGGGGATGGAGCGGCGGAGTGTTGTATCATGGACATCAGTGATTGATGCACTTGCGATGGAGGGTCGTGGGAAGGAGGCTGTACAGGTATTTGAGGAGATGAAGGTTGCAGGTGTGCGGCCTGATGATGTTGCCTTCATTGGGGTGCTCACAGCATGCAGCCATGCTGGAATGGTGGATGAAGGTTGTGACTACTTTGATGCTATGAAGACGGAGTATGGCATTGAGCCTAAGATTGAGCACTATGGTTGCATGGTTGACATGTTTGGTCGTGTTGGCATGGTTGAGCGGGCGATGGAATTTGTCCGTACAATGCCTATGCAACCCAACCCAATAATATGGCGATCACTTGTTTCTGCTTGTCGTGCTCATGGTCGCCTTGAACTAGGTGAAAGAATCACAAGGAGCCTTCTTAACGAGTACCCAGCTCATGAGGCTAACTATGTCATGCTTTCAAATGTCTTTGCATTGACACAGAGATGGAAGGAGAAGTCAGAGATTAGGAGAGAGATGAGCAAGAAAGGAATCAAGAAGGTGCCAGGCTGCAGTGTCGTTGAACTTGATGGAGAGATCCATGAGTTCATAGCTGGAGATGAGTCTCATCCACAGTACAAGGAGATATACAGGATGGTTGAGGAGATGGCAAGAGAGCTAAGGCGCATTGGGCACATCGCAGCTACATCAGAGGTCTTACTTGATCTTGATGAGGAAGATAAGGAGGGTGCACTTCAGTGGCACAGTGAGAAGCTGGCAATTGCATTTGCGCTACTGAAAACTCCCCCTGGAGCACAGGTCAGGGTGGTAAAAAACCTACGTATATGCTCAGATTGTCATGCAGCAATAAAGTGCATTTCACAGGTTTATCATCGGGAGATTTTAGTGCGTGATCGGAGTCGTTTCCATCGCTTCAAGGATGGTTCCTGCTCATGCAAGGATTTCTGGTGA